From Clostridia bacterium, a single genomic window includes:
- the eutP gene encoding EutP/PduV family microcompartment system protein, which translates to MRTIIFMGRSGCGKTTLTQALRETPISYQKTQDIQYFNGIIDTPGEYAENQHLGRALALYSYEADVVGLLLSATEEYSLFPPNVTCLVNREVIGIVTHIDCEGANPERAERWLRLTGCTKIFHINSKDKKTLVSLLDFLQNKE; encoded by the coding sequence TGAGAACAATTATTTTTATGGGACGCAGCGGCTGCGGCAAAACAACACTGACACAAGCCTTGCGGGAAACGCCCATCAGCTATCAGAAAACCCAGGACATTCAGTATTTTAACGGTATTATTGACACCCCCGGGGAATATGCGGAAAATCAGCATTTGGGACGGGCACTTGCCCTTTACTCCTACGAGGCGGATGTGGTTGGCTTATTGCTTTCCGCCACCGAAGAATATTCGCTGTTTCCGCCAAACGTCACCTGCCTTGTAAACCGTGAGGTGATTGGCATCGTGACCCACATCGACTGTGAAGGCGCAAACCCGGAGCGTGCAGAACGGTGGCTTCGGCTTACGGGTTGCACAAAAATCTTCCATATTAACTCAAAAGATAAGAAAACGTTGGTTTCTTTGTTGGATTTTCTTCAAAACAAAGAATAA
- a CDS encoding class II aldolase/adducin family protein — MTSEFEIKKQICDIGKRIYNRGMVAANDGNISVKISDNEFLCTPTGVSKGFMTPEYICKVDAEGNVIQANGNFKPSSEIKMHMRVYKERPDVKSVVHAHPIYATAFAIAGIPLTQPIMPEAVIALGCVPIAEYGTPSTNEIPDAVEKYLQYYDAVLLANHGALSYSDSLLAAYHKMESLEFYAELLFKAKQLGGPKELNEEQVQRLYEIRRQFGLSGKHPANLCPNAKEGKASCHSCGGNCHSKSSNSDADLIAEITKQVMAQLGK, encoded by the coding sequence ATGACATCTGAATTCGAAATCAAAAAACAAATTTGCGACATCGGTAAGAGAATTTACAACAGAGGCATGGTTGCTGCAAACGACGGTAACATCTCCGTTAAAATCAGCGACAACGAATTCCTCTGCACCCCCACAGGCGTATCCAAGGGCTTTATGACCCCCGAATACATCTGTAAGGTTGACGCAGAAGGCAATGTGATTCAGGCAAACGGCAACTTCAAGCCCTCTTCTGAAATCAAAATGCACATGCGTGTATATAAGGAAAGACCTGACGTTAAGTCTGTTGTACACGCACATCCTATCTATGCAACCGCTTTTGCTATCGCAGGCATTCCGCTGACACAGCCCATCATGCCCGAAGCAGTTATCGCACTCGGTTGCGTTCCGATCGCTGAATACGGCACGCCGTCCACCAACGAAATCCCGGATGCTGTTGAAAAGTATCTCCAGTACTATGATGCAGTTCTTCTTGCAAACCACGGTGCACTTTCCTACTCCGATTCTTTGCTTGCGGCTTACCACAAGATGGAATCCCTGGAATTCTATGCAGAGCTTCTCTTCAAAGCAAAACAGCTCGGCGGTCCGAAAGAACTGAATGAAGAACAGGTTCAGCGTCTCTATGAAATCAGAAGACAGTTCGGTTTATCCGGTAAGCACCCTGCAAACCTCTGCCCGAACGCAAAAGAAGGCAAAGCAAGCTGTCATTCCTGCGGCGGCAACTGCCATTCCAAGAGCAGCAATTCCGATGCAGATTTAATTGCTGAAATTACAAAGCAGGTTATGGCACAGCTGGGTAAATAA
- a CDS encoding heme-binding protein produces MQNQELSEIVAKVVQNLTSKKISLALAKTVADKIQDKAKELGVNAVIAICDKGANPILVHSMDDAYIASYDIAVNKAFTCASLKMSTKTLSGLAQPGKSLYGIQFTNQGKIVIFGGGEPLEVNGEVIGGLGVSGGSEEQDTLLGAYGKSVFETEISKL; encoded by the coding sequence ATGCAGAATCAGGAACTTTCCGAAATTGTGGCAAAGGTTGTGCAGAATCTCACATCTAAAAAAATAAGCCTTGCCCTGGCAAAAACCGTTGCCGATAAAATTCAGGACAAAGCCAAAGAGTTAGGTGTAAACGCAGTCATTGCCATTTGCGATAAGGGTGCAAACCCGATTCTCGTACATTCTATGGACGATGCATACATCGCAAGCTATGATATTGCGGTAAACAAAGCGTTTACCTGTGCTTCCCTTAAAATGTCCACCAAAACCTTATCGGGGCTTGCACAGCCCGGTAAAAGCCTGTATGGCATTCAGTTCACCAATCAGGGTAAGATTGTGATTTTCGGCGGTGGCGAACCGCTTGAAGTTAACGGTGAAGTCATCGGCGGACTCGGGGTAAGCGGTGGCTCGGAAGAGCAGGACACCCTTCTTGGCGCTTACGGAAAATCCGTGTTTGAAACGGAGATTTCAAAGCTATGA
- a CDS encoding zinc-binding dehydrogenase: MNQDKIQEIVKQVLSQMENGAVSKPASSKAIPKTSRAAMLTKLENYEIKEFPIPEIGDDEILVKVEGCGVCGTDAHEFKRDPFGLIPLVLGHEGTGEIVKIGKNVTKDSAGKPLGLGDKVVTCMIFKDNPDITMFDLNKQNVGGADVYGLLPDDDIHLNGWFADYMVIRKGSTVFNVSDLNLDLRILIEPCAVLIHAVERAKTTGILRFNSRVAVQGCGPIGLICIAILRTMGIENIVAIDGEEKRLNFAKEMGATATVNFKAFKGQEALAEGVKDALGGYFADFAFQCTGSPIAHSNIYKFIRNGGGLCELGFFINGGDATINPHFDICAKEITTVGSWVYTLRDYATTFDFLKRAKGIGLPIEKLITHKFPLEQINEAHITNLKMEGLKIAIINE, from the coding sequence ATGAATCAGGATAAAATCCAGGAAATTGTAAAACAAGTTCTGTCCCAGATGGAAAACGGTGCGGTATCTAAGCCCGCTTCCTCCAAAGCCATTCCGAAAACCAGCAGAGCAGCCATGCTCACCAAGCTGGAAAACTACGAAATCAAGGAATTCCCCATCCCCGAAATCGGTGATGATGAAATTTTGGTTAAAGTAGAAGGCTGCGGTGTTTGCGGTACCGATGCGCACGAATTCAAAAGGGACCCCTTCGGCCTCATTCCTTTGGTTTTGGGTCACGAAGGTACCGGTGAAATTGTAAAAATCGGTAAAAACGTAACAAAAGACAGTGCAGGCAAGCCCTTAGGTCTTGGCGACAAGGTTGTAACCTGCATGATTTTCAAAGATAACCCCGACATCACCATGTTTGACTTAAACAAGCAGAACGTGGGCGGTGCGGATGTATACGGACTTCTGCCCGATGACGACATCCATTTAAACGGCTGGTTTGCCGATTACATGGTTATCCGCAAGGGCTCTACCGTATTTAACGTAAGCGATTTGAATCTCGACCTTCGAATCTTAATCGAACCCTGTGCCGTTTTAATCCATGCGGTTGAACGGGCAAAAACCACCGGCATCCTGCGCTTTAACAGCCGTGTTGCCGTACAGGGCTGCGGACCGATCGGACTTATTTGTATCGCAATTTTGCGCACCATGGGTATCGAAAACATCGTTGCAATCGACGGTGAAGAAAAGAGACTTAACTTTGCTAAGGAAATGGGTGCAACCGCAACCGTGAACTTTAAGGCGTTTAAGGGTCAGGAAGCATTGGCAGAAGGCGTAAAGGATGCTCTTGGCGGTTACTTTGCAGACTTTGCATTCCAGTGCACCGGCTCGCCCATTGCCCACAGCAACATCTACAAATTCATCCGCAACGGCGGCGGTCTTTGTGAACTGGGCTTCTTCATCAACGGCGGCGATGCAACCATCAATCCGCACTTTGATATCTGCGCAAAAGAAATCACAACTGTTGGCTCCTGGGTATACACCTTAAGAGACTATGCAACCACCTTTGATTTCTTAAAGCGTGCAAAGGGCATCGGTCTTCCCATCGAGAAGCTGATTACCCACAAGTTCCCCTTGGAACAGATTAACGAAGCGCACATTACAAACCTGAAAATGGAAGGTTTGAAAATTGCAATTATAAACGAATAA
- a CDS encoding BMC domain-containing protein has protein sequence MALEALGMIETRGLTAAIEASDAMVKAAEVTLIGTEKIGSGLVSVMVRGDVGAVKAAVEAGANLAQRLGELVAVHVIPRPHADVEKILPKF, from the coding sequence ATGGCATTAGAAGCATTAGGTATGATCGAAACAAGAGGCTTAACCGCTGCAATCGAAGCATCGGATGCAATGGTTAAGGCAGCAGAGGTTACCTTAATCGGTACAGAAAAAATCGGTTCCGGTCTGGTAAGCGTTATGGTACGCGGTGACGTTGGCGCAGTTAAGGCTGCTGTTGAAGCAGGTGCAAACCTTGCACAGAGACTTGGCGAACTGGTTGCAGTACACGTTATCCCCCGTCCGCATGCAGATGTGGAGAAAATTTTACCGAAATTTTAA
- a CDS encoding BMC domain-containing protein yields the protein MALEALGMVETRGLVAAIEAADAMLKAANVQLVGTEKIGSGLVSVMVRGDVGAVKAAVEAGNASAQKLGEIIATHVIPRPHGDVEKILPALK from the coding sequence ATGGCATTAGAAGCATTAGGTATGGTAGAAACAAGAGGTTTGGTAGCTGCAATCGAAGCAGCTGACGCAATGTTAAAGGCTGCAAACGTACAGCTGGTTGGCACCGAAAAAATCGGTTCCGGTCTGGTAAGCGTTATGGTTCGCGGTGACGTTGGTGCGGTTAAGGCTGCTGTTGAAGCAGGTAACGCATCTGCTCAAAAGCTTGGCGAAATCATTGCTACCCACGTTATTCCCCGTCCTCACGGCGATGTGGAAAAGATTCTGCCTGCATTGAAATAA
- a CDS encoding EutN/CcmL family microcompartment protein — protein MLIGKVIGSVVSTRKNENLIGNKFMVVEPLKDANPTLGKIVAVDNIGAGIGEYVLVATGSSARIGCGMENAPVDAAIVGILDETPNL, from the coding sequence ATGCTGATTGGTAAAGTTATCGGAAGCGTTGTATCCACACGCAAAAACGAAAATTTAATCGGTAACAAATTCATGGTGGTTGAGCCGTTAAAGGATGCAAACCCCACCTTAGGCAAGATTGTTGCGGTTGACAACATTGGCGCCGGCATCGGCGAATATGTGTTGGTTGCAACCGGAAGCAGTGCAAGAATCGGTTGCGGTATGGAAAACGCACCGGTGGATGCGGCTATTGTGGGTATTTTGGACGAAACCCCGAATTTATAA
- a CDS encoding SLBB domain-containing protein translates to MTIKELAKILQDNGVCGAGGAGFPSHAKLNEKADTIILNCAECEPLLKVHRHVLKAHTFEILKALQLVCETVGAKDCIIATKPSYKRTVEALREALPAFPGIRLSLIPETYPAGDEVITIFETTGRVVPPGDIPISVGVSVYNVETAYNIYRAVWENKPVTHKYVTMAGEVKNSVTLHVPIGTSFTDLIRLAGGATVEKYSLLSGGPMMGNPVSPSDVVTKTTNAILVLPENHPVIIRKQNKTNINIKRVMSACCQCKTCTDMCPRHLLGHPIEPSEIMRAVSSGKVSNPEAIVNAAYCSGCGVCELYACPQSLSPKAIIQDLKMALKASGQKLPEPQFDAVSDKRPYRQIPKARVTARLGLTEYNKLAPLTDEIPNVSTVKVKLSQHAGAPAVACVKEGDAVAQNQIIGTPKEKALSNAIHAPIDGIVSVVCEQFIVIKKEAHK, encoded by the coding sequence ATGACCATCAAGGAATTAGCAAAAATATTACAGGATAACGGCGTCTGCGGTGCAGGCGGTGCAGGCTTTCCTTCGCACGCAAAGCTGAACGAAAAAGCAGATACCATTATCTTAAACTGCGCAGAATGCGAGCCTCTTTTAAAGGTACACCGCCATGTGTTAAAGGCGCACACCTTTGAAATTTTAAAGGCACTTCAATTGGTTTGTGAGACGGTTGGGGCAAAGGATTGCATCATTGCCACAAAACCCTCCTACAAGCGCACGGTGGAGGCTTTAAGAGAAGCACTCCCCGCCTTCCCGGGCATTCGCCTTTCCCTGATTCCGGAAACCTATCCTGCAGGGGACGAAGTGATTACCATTTTCGAGACCACGGGCAGAGTTGTACCGCCCGGCGACATCCCCATTTCGGTGGGTGTCAGCGTTTACAATGTAGAAACGGCATACAACATCTACCGGGCAGTGTGGGAAAATAAGCCGGTTACCCATAAATACGTAACCATGGCAGGTGAAGTGAAAAACTCTGTTACATTGCACGTGCCGATTGGCACAAGCTTTACCGATCTAATTCGGTTAGCAGGCGGTGCAACGGTTGAAAAATACAGTCTGCTTTCAGGCGGACCTATGATGGGAAACCCTGTTTCTCCATCGGATGTGGTGACCAAAACCACCAACGCAATTTTAGTGCTTCCCGAAAACCACCCGGTTATTATCCGGAAGCAGAACAAAACAAACATCAACATCAAACGGGTCATGAGCGCTTGCTGTCAGTGCAAAACCTGCACCGACATGTGCCCGAGACATTTACTCGGACATCCCATCGAGCCAAGCGAAATCATGCGTGCCGTATCTTCGGGCAAGGTTTCAAACCCTGAGGCGATTGTAAATGCCGCCTATTGTTCGGGTTGCGGTGTGTGCGAATTGTATGCCTGCCCCCAGTCTTTAAGCCCCAAAGCCATTATTCAGGACTTAAAAATGGCACTTAAAGCTTCGGGACAGAAGCTCCCCGAACCCCAATTTGATGCAGTATCAGACAAACGACCCTACAGACAAATCCCCAAAGCCCGTGTAACCGCACGGCTTGGGCTTACAGAATACAACAAGCTCGCTCCCCTTACAGACGAAATTCCAAATGTTTCAACCGTAAAGGTTAAGCTCAGCCAACACGCAGGTGCACCGGCTGTTGCCTGTGTAAAAGAGGGCGATGCTGTAGCACAGAATCAAATCATCGGCACACCGAAGGAAAAGGCGTTAAGCAACGCCATTCACGCGCCCATTGACGGCATCGTTTCGGTTGTGTGCGAGCAGTTTATTGTAATTAAAAAGGAGGCACATAAATGA
- a CDS encoding BMC domain-containing protein gives MSKAIGMAEYQTVSTGVKAADIMVKTADVDIIEAQVVCPGKYTVLITGELSAVRAAIDAAKGVQGSKMIDSFVLGNPDESIFPAIYGANPVENPSALGVLETFSAASIIVAADMAAKTAEVQLIELRIAKGMCGKSYMYITGSVSAVQAAIERAEQEVAGGGMFLDSSVIANPDSKMWEQIL, from the coding sequence ATGAGCAAGGCAATCGGTATGGCGGAATACCAGACGGTGTCCACCGGTGTAAAAGCCGCAGACATTATGGTTAAGACTGCCGACGTTGACATCATCGAGGCGCAGGTTGTGTGCCCCGGTAAATACACGGTTTTAATCACCGGCGAATTAAGTGCAGTCCGTGCTGCAATTGATGCGGCAAAGGGTGTACAGGGCTCAAAAATGATTGACAGCTTTGTGCTCGGCAACCCGGACGAATCTATATTCCCTGCAATTTACGGGGCAAACCCGGTAGAAAATCCGTCCGCCCTCGGTGTTCTGGAAACCTTTTCCGCGGCATCCATTATTGTGGCGGCAGATATGGCAGCCAAAACCGCTGAAGTTCAGTTGATTGAGCTTCGCATCGCAAAGGGTATGTGCGGTAAATCGTATATGTATATCACAGGCTCGGTTTCAGCTGTGCAGGCAGCAATTGAGCGGGCTGAGCAGGAGGTTGCAGGCGGCGGAATGTTCTTAGACAGCTCGGTCATTGCCAACCCCGACAGCAAAATGTGGGAACAGATTTTATAA
- a CDS encoding aldehyde dehydrogenase EutE: protein MEFNEKLVQEIVAKVVANVSGAPVAGKKQLGVFDTMTEALTAVDKAYKQFKSYSVAQREEMIKNIRRLTLEEAENLAILGVEETGMGRVSDKIIKHQLVANKTPGTEDLKPQVFTGDEGLTLIEMAPYGVIGSITPSTNPSETVICNSMGMIAGGNAVVFNPHPNACRTANYAVDLVNRAILEAGGPENLVVSVKKPTMDSSNEMVSSPIVRMLVATGGPGVVKMLLSSGKKAIGAGAGNPPVIVDDTADIEKAGADIVKGASFDNNLPCIAEKECFVLSNVADRLIDSMCKNGAYLLKGEQIDRLLKVALVEKDGKYSINKKWVGKDAGKFLKELGIDADPRLIICETDNKHPFVQVEMMMPILAIVRVNSIEEAIEYACQAEHGNRHSAHIHSKNVDHLTAFARAVETTIFVKNAPSYAGIGAGGEGYTTFTIAGPTGEGLTAAHSFTRQRRCVLVDGLHIV, encoded by the coding sequence ATGGAATTCAACGAAAAACTTGTGCAGGAAATTGTAGCTAAAGTTGTTGCAAATGTTTCGGGCGCACCCGTGGCAGGCAAAAAACAGCTTGGCGTTTTTGATACCATGACAGAGGCATTAACTGCTGTAGACAAGGCTTATAAGCAGTTTAAGAGCTATTCTGTGGCACAGCGCGAAGAAATGATTAAAAACATTCGTCGCTTAACCTTAGAGGAAGCTGAAAACTTAGCAATCCTTGGCGTAGAAGAAACCGGCATGGGCAGAGTTTCGGATAAAATCATCAAGCATCAGCTGGTGGCAAACAAAACCCCCGGTACTGAAGATTTGAAACCGCAGGTGTTCACCGGTGACGAGGGCTTAACCTTAATCGAAATGGCACCCTATGGTGTAATCGGCTCAATTACCCCCTCTACAAACCCCAGTGAAACGGTTATCTGCAACTCCATGGGCATGATTGCAGGCGGTAACGCGGTGGTATTTAACCCCCACCCCAATGCTTGCAGAACTGCAAACTATGCAGTTGACCTGGTAAACCGTGCAATCTTAGAAGCTGGCGGTCCCGAAAACTTAGTGGTTTCGGTAAAGAAACCGACTATGGATTCTTCTAATGAAATGGTTTCGTCCCCCATCGTAAGAATGCTGGTGGCAACCGGTGGTCCGGGCGTTGTAAAAATGCTTCTTTCCTCCGGTAAAAAGGCAATCGGTGCAGGTGCAGGTAACCCGCCCGTTATTGTAGACGATACTGCTGACATCGAAAAAGCAGGTGCAGACATTGTTAAAGGTGCAAGCTTTGACAACAACTTGCCCTGTATTGCAGAAAAAGAATGCTTTGTTCTTTCCAATGTAGCAGACAGACTGATTGATTCCATGTGCAAAAACGGTGCATACCTCTTAAAGGGTGAACAGATTGACCGGCTCTTAAAGGTTGCTCTGGTTGAAAAAGACGGCAAATACAGCATCAATAAAAAGTGGGTTGGCAAGGATGCAGGCAAATTCTTAAAAGAACTGGGCATTGATGCAGACCCGAGACTTATCATTTGTGAAACAGACAACAAGCACCCCTTCGTGCAGGTGGAAATGATGATGCCGATTTTGGCAATCGTTCGTGTAAACTCCATTGAAGAAGCCATTGAATATGCTTGTCAGGCAGAACACGGAAATCGCCATTCAGCACACATTCACTCCAAAAATGTTGACCACTTAACTGCCTTTGCAAGAGCGGTAGAAACCACCATTTTTGTAAAGAATGCGCCCTCTTATGCAGGGATTGGTGCAGGTGGCGAGGGCTATACCACCTTTACCATTGCAGGTCCTACCGGCGAAGGTCTGACTGCGGCACACTCCTTTACAAGACAGCGTCGTTGCGTATTGGTTGACGGCTTACACATTGTTTGA
- a CDS encoding BMC domain-containing protein encodes MKALGMIEVYSFTTAVCVADVCAKTADIEVIAFDRNRPISPDVPAPLVMIVKISGDVGAVQAAVEAGVNYAKSKGKYIVSHIIANPADGTDKMAYLMDINKDKFNKKLPKSFLKKEADKK; translated from the coding sequence ATGAAAGCATTAGGCATGATTGAAGTATACAGCTTCACCACCGCGGTTTGTGTGGCAGATGTTTGCGCAAAAACCGCAGACATTGAGGTTATTGCTTTTGACCGTAACCGTCCCATTTCTCCCGATGTTCCCGCTCCGCTTGTGATGATTGTTAAAATCTCGGGCGATGTCGGTGCGGTGCAGGCAGCAGTTGAAGCAGGCGTGAATTACGCAAAATCAAAGGGGAAATACATTGTGTCCCACATCATTGCAAATCCTGCAGACGGCACAGATAAAATGGCTTATTTGATGGATATCAACAAGGATAAATTCAACAAAAAGCTTCCCAAATCGTTCTTAAAAAAGGAGGCGGATAAGAAATGA
- a CDS encoding BMC domain-containing protein, which translates to MISSIGLLEVQGLVASINALDTMVKTAEVRLIHTEKRLGGRLVTLIIAGKVDAVTAAIEAGAKQASTLGEVFGAEVIANPHEELAKFFDFEQANN; encoded by the coding sequence ATGATTTCATCTATCGGATTGTTAGAGGTGCAGGGCTTGGTTGCCTCCATTAACGCACTCGATACCATGGTAAAAACCGCAGAGGTTCGTCTTATCCACACCGAAAAGCGTTTGGGCGGACGTTTGGTTACCTTGATTATCGCAGGTAAAGTAGACGCAGTAACCGCGGCAATTGAAGCAGGCGCAAAGCAGGCTTCCACCTTAGGCGAGGTGTTCGGTGCAGAGGTTATTGCAAATCCCCACGAAGAACTGGCAAAATTCTTCGATTTTGAACAGGCTAACAATTAA
- the eutM gene encoding ethanolamine utilization microcompartment protein EutM: MEALGMVETRGLVAAIEAADAMVKAANVQLVGTEKIGSGLVSVMIRGDVGAVKAATEAGSSAASRLGELIAVHVIPRPHGDVEKILPTL, encoded by the coding sequence ATGGAAGCATTAGGCATGGTAGAAACAAGAGGTTTGGTTGCTGCAATCGAAGCAGCAGATGCAATGGTTAAGGCAGCAAACGTACAGCTGGTTGGTACCGAAAAAATCGGTTCCGGCTTGGTAAGCGTTATGATTCGCGGCGATGTTGGCGCGGTTAAGGCTGCAACAGAAGCAGGCTCTTCTGCAGCATCCAGATTGGGTGAACTCATTGCAGTACATGTTATCCCCCGTCCTCACGGCGATGTGGAAAAGATTTTACCGACTCTTTAA
- a CDS encoding phosphate propanoyltransferase — MDQKAIEKAVQAAIFEYNTDKNEQVKIGVSQRHVHLSREDLDTLFGKGFELTKLKTLMGREYASEQFVTLVGPSLKAIEKVRVLGPVRKNTQVEISRTDTFVLKVSPPVRPSGEIEGSERLVLVGPKGSVYLKEGVIIANRHIHLTPQYAEKHGIRDNDYVDVEIEGIKPTKFYDVQVRVRDDFNVEMHIDTDDANSAGLRNGDVVKILK, encoded by the coding sequence ATGGATCAGAAAGCAATTGAAAAAGCCGTTCAGGCGGCGATTTTTGAATATAATACAGATAAAAACGAACAGGTGAAAATCGGCGTATCGCAGCGCCATGTGCATCTTTCGAGAGAAGACTTAGATACCCTTTTCGGCAAAGGCTTTGAGCTTACAAAATTAAAAACACTCATGGGCAGAGAATATGCCTCCGAGCAGTTTGTAACATTGGTTGGTCCGTCCTTAAAAGCCATTGAAAAGGTGCGTGTTTTAGGACCTGTGCGTAAAAATACACAAGTCGAAATTTCAAGAACCGATACATTCGTGTTAAAGGTAAGTCCCCCGGTTCGTCCCTCGGGCGAAATTGAAGGCTCTGAACGCCTGGTTCTGGTTGGACCGAAAGGCTCTGTGTATTTAAAAGAGGGTGTCATCATTGCCAACCGTCACATTCATTTAACACCGCAGTATGCCGAAAAGCACGGCATCCGCGACAACGATTATGTGGATGTGGAAATTGAAGGCATTAAGCCCACCAAATTTTATGATGTACAGGTGCGTGTGCGCGATGACTTTAATGTAGAAATGCATATCGACACCGACGATGCCAATTCCGCAGGCCTCAGAAATGGCGATGTGGTTAAGATTTTAAAATAA
- a CDS encoding DeoR/GlpR transcriptional regulator, with the protein MNKRYGEYKDMFAVERQKIILDSLKENGAVQVSKLSQELGVTEETVRRDLEKLEKNELLIRTHGGAIPIEQAKMELSLEKRKNTNTDIKERLAKEATKGIVPGDTIFLDASTTTFYMAKELKGMHNVTVITNSIRVIQELGDAQGLKVVSVGGFVSQNQSFVGNLAETNISHYFFADKMFFSSRGITENGGILESNEQECAIKQRMLKNAKETYYLCDASKLGRIGFAKLCQFDEVDYIISESFEDETLEKVIAENNIKLTKI; encoded by the coding sequence ATGAATAAAAGATACGGAGAATATAAAGATATGTTTGCTGTAGAAAGACAAAAAATTATACTGGACAGCTTAAAGGAAAACGGCGCGGTGCAGGTAAGTAAATTAAGCCAGGAGCTTGGTGTTACCGAAGAAACAGTGCGTCGTGATTTAGAAAAGCTTGAAAAAAATGAGCTTTTGATTCGTACCCACGGTGGCGCGATTCCGATTGAACAGGCAAAAATGGAGCTTTCTTTGGAAAAAAGAAAGAATACCAACACCGACATTAAAGAACGGCTTGCCAAAGAGGCGACAAAAGGGATTGTTCCCGGGGACACTATTTTCTTAGATGCCTCCACCACCACCTTTTACATGGCAAAAGAGCTTAAGGGTATGCACAACGTAACGGTCATCACAAACTCCATTCGTGTGATTCAGGAGTTAGGAGATGCCCAAGGGTTAAAAGTCGTTTCTGTGGGCGGTTTTGTGAGCCAGAACCAGTCTTTTGTGGGCAACCTTGCCGAAACAAACATTTCCCACTACTTTTTTGCGGACAAAATGTTCTTTTCCAGCCGCGGCATTACCGAAAACGGCGGAATTTTGGAAAGCAATGAGCAGGAATGTGCCATTAAGCAGAGAATGCTGAAAAACGCCAAGGAAACCTACTATCTTTGTGATGCATCCAAGCTCGGCAGAATCGGTTTTGCAAAGCTTTGCCAGTTTGACGAGGTGGATTACATCATCTCTGAAAGCTTTGAGGATGAGACTTTGGAAAAAGTGATTGCAGAGAATAATATTAAGTTAACGAAAATATAA